In Periplaneta americana isolate PAMFEO1 chromosome 8, P.americana_PAMFEO1_priV1, whole genome shotgun sequence, the sequence TATTTGGACGAGCCTATGTGTTGTATatcaaaataattaacatttaaaacaaaaaatgatCCATATGATCTTAGGGAGCActaaattaaatagtagtaattttaataaaatattttaacaacattacaacaaacataaacacagaaattcACTGAAGTAATACTTAGTTCTAAGATTGTTCAAGACTATCAGTACTTCTAGAAAATACATAATAGTGTCTTGTTTCCTGTAATCTTTATAGTTGGTTCTGGAAGAATCCCCATCAATTGTTCGTATGAAACTTAAGACACATCATTTTAATCGATTCTGAAAATGTGAGCGTTTTCTGCATCGCACACTCTCAAGCACATAATTTTAACTTCATCATCTTCTTTAGCTGCCAGAACCTCGTTCCATGAATACTGTACTTGGAACATTTCGATTTGCTTTCAAAAGTTTTCCAATAACTGCCTGTTTTTTACTTGGGCTTGTAGGAAGCACCCTCTTCACTCTTTTAACTGCCCTACAAACGAAGTGATTGCACACACTTGTAAGATCCAAGCTCAGGAGTTCCATTTCCAGCCTTTGCCTACTGCTCCCTCCTACCGTTCAGCATCCTTACGTCCTTCAGTTTGTTCATGTCTGCAGATAAACATTTCTTTGCATTTGCTCGCCttttcctatctctctccctttccttCATTCATCAATTAAACTTTTTTGGCTTCTTTATTTTCATTCAGTTTCTTTCTCCAATTTTGTTTTGATGTTCTCCACTTTTCTGTATTCatatacgaataataataataataataataataataataataataataataataataataataataaaagcattttaaatgtcttatgttttggagcaagaacaaaattcattcatattttttaaaaactaTCCTTATGAGAGAATGAGCCTAtatgacatgaacacatacaaccACAGaagtctcctataaaattcaacttaatttaatttaattcactttTCCATAGGTAATAGTAAATAAAGTTTAATAACCTCAATCATACTCTGTAGGACGGGTGTGACAGACATTAACCAGAgctttattatatcttaattctGAATCCAGAAGAAGTAATATTCAGATTGTATTGACCATTGATTCACccttacttctgtaaacttttgtttcttttataatttattattaataaataaaataaatttcagagTAATTTTTGAGATGGATGTGACACACACAACTGTTATCATTaatgtacagatgcctcaaactagcaagctgtctcgttcacgcaagcgcatagagcacttctcccctaccactatccgcctactgctgtgcactgtggactagaacagtacagctcagttctaataagaGTTGAGAAGGCTGTTTTCTGTATAGTGTATAAGAACGCTGCTAGTGACTGTCGTTTGTGATAAAGTATTTCTTCTATTATGATGAGTAGTACATCATCGTGCAAAGTTCTACATAGTCACACTCGCGAGATGATTTATAATGTGACGgaattcaagaaaaaagaaagcgaaGCCGGGATATTTCTCAAGGATGTTAAGAAGCTGCGGGAAAGAGTGGCAGCAGCAATAGGAATTTCTAAGATGACGTTAACTAGGATTGTTGTAAACAACACTATATTCAAAATGGATGACGTCATAGCACTGACAAggggaaaaaataatgaaatcacGGAAGAGTCTTTGaagaagaaatgtgaaaaatcCATGAAATATGGAGAGGATATTGGAGAGGAATATGTGAAGCAGATTCCTCTAATAGAACAAGCCCTGGATAGTTGCATTAATCATTTTTGTGGGGAGActagagaaaaagaagaagaaataaaaaaaaattgtattggatttataattGGGTttagatatttaacacttttcaatctaatttattcactctcaattttattttcctttgtattggaatcccctcctgagcacgagtcttactcatcaGGAGTgagctagtttatattatattgtattaacttgtattcatttgaaacttactagcaaaataaataaataaataaacaaagaaacaaataagcaaagaggcaaataaataaataaaaaaacaaataaaagaagtGAGTAGTGATTCAGTGGACAGTTGCATTAATCATTAATCATTTGTGGGGAGtctggaggaggaggaggaggaggaatttgtattggatttatagttgggttttagatatttaacacttttcaatgtaattgttttatttttctctgtattggaatcccctcctgagcacgagtcttattcagaagtgggctagtttatattatattatattaacttgtattcatttgaaacttactagcaataaacaaataaataaaagaagtgaGCAGCGATTTAGATGGAGATTTATCGGGAGTAAAGGAGATCCCTTTGGAATGGCTAAATAGAAACTCAATTGTGTCTTCCTTTTATTGATTTGTTCATATTGTGCAGATAAGTGATCTGTTTTCCTTGATTTGAAGTGAAAAATTGAAGTTTAATGACAATGCTATAATCTACAATTTGGGTACATATAACTTAAAGGATGATGAAAAATTTAAGTCAATCATATATTGTATTATACTAATGAATATAGCTttgcaattagaaaataaatcataaacaccaataacattaaacgaattattatgtattaaaatactgATCAATATATTATAGGGAGGGTGCATCTTGAATAATTGttaagaggtcaacttttcagataatatgactatacttGGGTATCGGAGCGTAGATGGGCCCCCTGCGTAGATGGGCCCCCTCTGTTAGCTCTActccttcccctctccaggcagcttcctagtttgaggcatctgtaattAAAACTCGTTATCTACCTCACCTGCCTTTAGAATGAATTcctaaaatgagaaagaaaactaCTGGTGTAGATAAGATGACACCAGATCAGCTGATTGATGAAAAGAAGGAACAATTCAAGGACTCTCAACATTGATCAATTTTCACATTGAAGTTCAGCATATGTACACTTCACCTTTGTTCATAAATAGACACAAATACAGTGAACTAAGTTGTTGAACTTATTTctactgtaaaatataaataataagggtttattattattagtctccaGAAAGAAatactaaattttaaaaaaataatgtccaGGCTCAGTTTAGCATGGAATGGCTGCTTATTTCTACAGAATAGgctatattgttgtttagtcaactgtccgaagatggtctgaacctcacaagtgataccaacaagacaccacaaAATAgctaactaggccaggagataatggggtagggtggccagttcctttccccctccattgcatacatcgccgactagttacatattacttatggcttttaaggaacccagaggttcattgcctccctcacataagctcgccattggttcctatcctgagcaagattaatccaatttctacaatcatattccacctccctcaaaaaatccattttaatattatcctcccatctacatctcagcctccccaaaggttttttctctCTGGCCGccaaactaacacactatatgcatttctggattcggtcatatgtgctacatgacctgcccatatcaaacgtctggatttaatgttcctaattatgtcaggtgaagaatagaatgcgtccAGTTCTATgttgttacatattacactaccaTGAATATACCTAACTCTAGAAATTTTATACTGAAAAAATTACcggtaaataatgttaaaataattgtattgtttttacagGTGGAAGAAGACTGGAAATGATGAGTGGACTGGTGTGTTTGCCCATCGGGTGTGGAAATTGTCACAGAATAGTGAATATATCTTGTATGAATTCTTCCAGGGTTATGAACGTGAAAGCTCAAAGAGAGAAACCGATActagtaaaagaaataaaagtggCATTAGATCGAAGGGAGGGATTATGAATAAAACTCTAGGTGATGCAGATAGAAATAGGAATGAtaataatcatgtaggcctagGTGAAGAAGTTCATAAAGGCTCAACTGAAGAAGAGTTATTGCGAAAATATTTCCAGTTAGATGTATCACTGGCAGACCATTATGAAGAATGGTCGAAGAAAGACCCATACTTCAAAAAGTCTGCTGAAAAATTTACAGGTGTTAGGATTCTTGCCCAGGATCCAGTTGAGAATCTTTTCTCATTCATCTGTTCATCTAACAACAATATTGCAAGgtactgtaaataatattttattctttacgTAATTTACCCTATTATTACAGACGTATTATATCTTTATATCTCTGCCAATGACTGACCATTGTgtttcaaatggcttatcttaATCGTGGGCATCAGaatactaacaagggaagggtttcggctcgaacaggaatttttggttaaaaatttgtacagaggttTACCTCACAATGTtgatgaagtccgtaaaagcattcgtttgtgtaactCTTCTTTTGGTTGGTGTTGGCCAATATACTTCTTAAAatatgtacatgaggattctctgtaaaatgcatgaaacagcatggagcagagcaataagcacaacacgcagaagcaacacctgaacaatcttctgaaccacactcaaTTGCTGAAagatcaaatgccacctgaattacatttttaaaatccgAGACTtattcaggattcacgtaaccagctgccaggaatactgaagcatagggtggtatactggagcagacaactggttatgtataacagagtgcattttcattataaacactcgatttcccaagtcctggattctcagcaagagtccttatgtaatctgtttaCCTCTGAgcgtatattttgtattgtctaaggaaatagatatccagagggtggatatatttagtttttttttttttaggtggaatgatcatacattctatgTCCTTGCCTTGGAATGATTCAGTTATCAAGGCtatgtccttgtgcgcattcaatgactcacacaacagtgtacacttttgatcagcagcaatattttcagacagaacgttggagaaaaatgttcttaaatgggttttagacattttaccactcgcactagcttctactATATATAGTTGGGAAAAGGTTTTCTTAAATCTGCTTCCTTATTTTTGTGCCAAAACTTTTTACTTGAAGACAGGTAGGCTATATAGTTTTTTTTCAATAGATGACCACTCATTGAAGTCAATCTATTGTATAACTGTGGGTGATATTGTATGTCAATTGAACTAATGCAGCTGTTGATTGCTCTCCTTTTCTGGACAATGTACACCCGGACGTTTGTTCATAATTGAACCCACTTTGGTCGCATTTCCAAATATACTGTGGCTGTATTTGCAGATTTACTATTTTTTTGGTTCGCTTCCCTTACAAAATGGTCCCCACATTCACGaatttcttgttctccttttatgataataataataataataataataataataataataataatgatgatgatttatttaacctggcagagttaaggccatacggccttctctgacACTCAACCAGgtgtaaaaactgcgttacaaaaacactacaaatttacaaagtacactacaattttacacacaaaactgaacaagataataataataaaatgtaaacaacaagtaagaaaaaatcagacataatatataacatagagaaagaaagaaaaaagcataataaaatgtgaacagcaggtcaaaaataaatgaggcataaaaagtataaaaaaataagacaattattgatactggtaccggtaataataataataataataataataataataataataataataatgataataataataataaagaatagtagtaataataatgataataataataataacaataataataataggcctaatagtaataataatactaatagtagtaataaaatagtgcagtacaaagcatacaatgaatacaatatttttaagtacacatagtaaggaaaattatgattatatatagctcaacttatcacattagagatataccgttatcggaaaatatgaaaacaaaaatataaaataagttaaatatcactagaacataaaaacaaaatgtgaatacgtggaaacatgcaatacaacacttgtcataatagtaagttagtttggcaactcgtcataagataattttctaacttggatttgaaagatttcaatgttcggcagcccttgacttcaggcggcagagagttccagtgacgagaggtagcaacagtgaaagatgaggaatacagaaatgatgtgtgaagtggaatttctagcgtgttatcgcgttgtgatcgagtattaatattatgatagcgagagagagtatgaaaacgagcgaataaataatagggggatgaagtgtgcataattcgatataggagagaaagtgagtgcagatttctcctctcatgtaacctgagccatgataacttctcgaaagaaggtgagatatgatcatagtatcgaacattacaaatgaagcggacgcacgcattatgaacacgctgtagtttctgagcggaatcaatcctgagatcactgaacaaaacgtcgcaataatcgaagtgaggtagaatgagtgtctgtaccagcatctgttttaatttagatggataatgatacaatctttttagtgaatggagaatagagaatgccttcttacatgtatatttaatatgcgtatcccaactgagattagattcgaaatgcactccgagattttttacggtagagctaaacgggatgattgttttattcagtttcacaggtggaatattcaggtcgttgacttcaggaattaatctatggttcgcgaacagaatagcctgtgttCGCGAACAGAACAGAATATGTCTTTGGATGTCGAAAAAGAAATTATGTGTCTATGAGAAattctgttttcctttttgaGATGTTTAATGAAGTCATAGAGCATTTAAAATTGGTGTGCcctattttgtttgattttgCATAACCCAATATGTCAGGTGCCAGTAATGCACACATTTTCCCTCATTTCTCGACATGTCAAATTGGGATATATAACAAAATCTTTTCTATCTTTGcccttaattactttatttcctCGAAAACATTTCTCACTTCCTTTTTTTCCCACATactcaaatattacttttttatagATGGATGTCTTTTCAACAAGGTAGCATAAGGTGTCACCTTTTGTAGTATTTTGTACTGATTGTCATAATTTCGTTGAAGAGTTTCTTCCGAATATTCTGTTATAATGCTGTtaacatttcttttcttttttggggGGTTCATAATCACTAGAACTGCTAGCTTCTCTTCGGGGAGTAGTATTTCCATCACCAGCACTAGCACCGCACTCTTGATCTTGAATAATGTTATGACATCCTTCGCCTTTCTTAAAGTCTTCTTCATCATCCACTAGCATGTCCAGTGTTATTTTGTTGGTAAAATACAATTGATTTTCCTGCTTCTAAACTATTAAATCCATCAAAAACAACGCAAACATGTGGTCTTCATTACCGACAGTTTCCATTTTAGGATACATTCTCCTcagtttatatgtcaatatatttaaaacattccGTATGTTTAGAGTTTTCTTTCGTCATTTTTACTTTCCTTCCAAGCAACAAGAGAACGGTGCACACGCCAAGAAGATATAAACTGCTTTCTCTAGCTGTTATGAGGAAGATAGGCTTACGAGTAAGGTGCCCCATAGGCTTACGAGTAAGGTGCCCCACCCCGTTAACTTATGCAGTGTTCTCCCCatcccctcaacttgtacagtgctctaacagacaaaccacacattacacaaacaaaTGCTTTTGGGATCTTTACAGGtttgtaaagatgggcctgtatacaaattttggatacgaaattcctgttcgagccgaaacccttcccttgtaagaagtAAAACAAAAGATATCTGGTTGCCTTCATACCAATGCTCGAGCCGCAGCTTGCTTGAATGCAAGCTGAGAGTTAGATATGCCTATAATTTCTCACAGGTTAGTACAATCTTTTGCTATCTCTTCGTCCCCTCTCTGTCAATTGTGACATTGCACaaaggcagagatataatacaagATCAGTACCGTTTATATGACCTAAATAGTGTTCCATTGACAATTGGCCCTGCTTTCATTATATCTGAATCATTGTCTGGCCGCCCTCAGTAAGAAAATTAGTAATTTAATACTAGGACGAACTGTTAAcggaaatgagagagagagagaccccccccccccgcctcTGCCACAACTATAATCATTTAACCCAAAAGACtcaaagaaaataatgtactaCATTACTTACTTAGCCTGTATACTTGTAAACTATTGGGCGATTGAATATGAACTACTTTAATTTCCTCTATAGAGGTTCTGCCTTCTGATTGCACTATTTGCAACAGAAACAGAGGAATTAGTTTCGACCAgtgaattcattcattctatgTATTGTCcacaaattcattcattctatgTATTGTCCACAGAATATCATCCATGGTGGAAAAACTGTGTGTTTTGTACGGGAATAAGATTGCTAATGTAGATGGTGTAGCATATTATGACTTCCCTCCAGTGTCTGCACTCACCGACCCATCTGTGGAAAAGACATTACGAGATGCCGGTTTTGGGTATAGAGCCAAGTTCATCAATCAATCAGCTTGTAAAATAATGCAGATGGGTGGAACCCGCTGGTTAGAACATTTGCAGAGCCTCCCTTATGTAGAAGCAAAGACAGAGCTCATGAAGTTATCTGGAATTGGAGCCAAggtaattacaatatttatttatactctaCTTAGTTATCAACTCTTAGCATGAAACTAACATAGCCTATTGTGGATTCCATTATTGACTGCATTCTATTATTTTCTGATCAGAAATATGAACCTCCTTTCCTTCCAGTGAGGAAAGAgttaatttgtttctttaatgGAGTTACTGGTTATTTCTTATTAGTAACCTCACATTTTTATATCCTAATGAAGACTGATTTAGGGACATTCCATGGTCACGTGTGGGACATTTGTACTAATTTCTTAATCATATATCTTcatataattaataagtaaatgttttaattaaaagtCTTGTATGCCAAAAAGAAAGTGCCAACAATGACTGATTTTTTGAGCTATGAAAAGTTATAGCCTATCTTTTTTGTGTACTGTGACGGTTCTTCAGCtacaccaaaattaaaaaaataaggaaCTTGGAAAAACGAGAATGAATttcagaaaaaaggaaaaaattccaaaaattaccAAAACCTCCCTGTATTGCCATGATCTCTTATATAAGAATTAACAGGAAAACATTCAACAACAAGAATATTCTCTTTAATTACAATCTCTATTTTAAAAGGGAATTAACCAAAAACTTCCAACCATCAGTTGCAACATCTCCCTACATTATAATGTCTCTCAATATAGACTCAACAAACCTTCAGGGAAAAGAACAAATAACCAAAACTATTTCATTGAACAGCAACCCCTTTTACATAACTTTAAAGAAACTCCTAAACCATTCCTGTCTCATATCTCACAGCCACAGCCTGTAGTTCCCGGTGTATACTTATCGGATAGGATCGTCAATTTTAGTTGCCTGATCCGTCCAGCTGGGCTAATTCTGCCTTCTTCATCGTCCGTCAAGCACTGCCTTCACATTCGAGTCACAATCACTCTCCTATTCCCTTCCCCTTGAACATTCAAGTAGGAGGTGGGGGTGGATCGACGCATGCGCACGACAATAACTAAAGTTTTTTGATACACCGGGAACgatgttacaaaatatatatatagaggaaacaataactaattttttttcattctgtTGGATAACAATACAAGACAAGCATACCGTAACAGTACTTAGAAAATACAAGACACATGATGGTCACTTGCGGGACACATGCATTTCCCCAACATAACaaattactgaattattatagAAAATTCAGCCCATCTGCTAATGCTGTCATTATggtgtatttttttctgaattactTGCAGAAAATTCTGTAATCT encodes:
- the Ogg1 gene encoding N-glycosylase/DNA lyase isoform X6; protein product: MCQREKMWHKLPCARSELELLFTLCGGQCFRWKKTGNDEWTGVFAHRVWKLSQNSEYILYEFFQGYERESSKRETDTSKRNKSGIRSKGGIMNKTLGDADRNRNDNNHVGLGEEVHKGSTEEELLRKYFQLDVSLADHYEEWSKKDPYFKKSAEKFTGVRILAQDPVENLFSFICSSNNNIARISSMVEKLCVLYGNKIANVDGVAYYDFPPVSALTDPSVEKTLRDAGFGYRAKFINQSACKIMQMGGTRWLEHLQSLPYVEAKTELMKLSGIGAKILFCADLKMFQDSPVKRKAEEYEVGPQRKKGK
- the Ogg1 gene encoding N-glycosylase/DNA lyase isoform X1, with translation MCQREKMWHKLPCARSELELLFTLCGGQCFRWKKTGNDEWTGVFAHRVWKLSQNSEYILYEFFQGYERESSKRETDTSKRNKSGIRSKGGIMNKTLGDADRNRNDNNHVGLGEEVHKGSTEEELLRKYFQLDVSLADHYEEWSKKDPYFKKSAEKFTGVRILAQDPVENLFSFICSSNNNIARISSMVEKLCVLYGNKIANVDGVAYYDFPPVSALTDPSVEKTLRDAGFGYRAKFINQSACKIMQMGGTRWLEHLQSLPYVEAKTELMKLSGIGAKVADCICLMSLGHLEAIPVDTHIYQVAVQRYLPHLKGRKTITDKIYNEIGDHFRSLYGLLAGWAHTILFCADLKMFQDSPVKRKAEEYEVGPQRKKGK
- the Ogg1 gene encoding N-glycosylase/DNA lyase isoform X2; the encoded protein is MLNAGPDCKDSNIAVALTQKMWKKTGNDEWTGVFAHRVWKLSQNSEYILYEFFQGYERESSKRETDTSKRNKSGIRSKGGIMNKTLGDADRNRNDNNHVGLGEEVHKGSTEEELLRKYFQLDVSLADHYEEWSKKDPYFKKSAEKFTGVRILAQDPVENLFSFICSSNNNIARISSMVEKLCVLYGNKIANVDGVAYYDFPPVSALTDPSVEKTLRDAGFGYRAKFINQSACKIMQMGGTRWLEHLQSLPYVEAKTELMKLSGIGAKVADCICLMSLGHLEAIPVDTHIYQVAVQRYLPHLKGRKTITDKIYNEIGDHFRSLYGLLAGWAHTILFCADLKMFQDSPVKRKAEEYEVGPQRKKGK
- the Ogg1 gene encoding N-glycosylase/DNA lyase isoform X5, with product MCQREKMWHKLPCARSELELLFTLCGGQCFRWKKTGNDEWTGVFAHRVWKLSQNSEYILYEFFQGYERESSKRETDTSKRNKSGIRSKGGIMNKTLGDADRNRNDNNHVGLGEEVHKGSTEEELLRKYFQLDVSLADHYEEWSKKDPYFKKSAEKFTGVRILAQDPVENLFSFICSSNNNIARISSMVEKLCVLYGNKIANVDGVAYYDFPPVSALTDPSVEKTLRDAGFGYRAKFINQSACKIMQMGGTRWLEHLQSLPYVEAKTELMKLSGIGAKFSFQRSAEAGPFKRYKVYESNPYILEELKDRIQENVHFISRRKLQ
- the Ogg1 gene encoding N-glycosylase/DNA lyase isoform X3, which translates into the protein MYITKDMFRHNYGWKKTGNDEWTGVFAHRVWKLSQNSEYILYEFFQGYERESSKRETDTSKRNKSGIRSKGGIMNKTLGDADRNRNDNNHVGLGEEVHKGSTEEELLRKYFQLDVSLADHYEEWSKKDPYFKKSAEKFTGVRILAQDPVENLFSFICSSNNNIARISSMVEKLCVLYGNKIANVDGVAYYDFPPVSALTDPSVEKTLRDAGFGYRAKFINQSACKIMQMGGTRWLEHLQSLPYVEAKTELMKLSGIGAKVADCICLMSLGHLEAIPVDTHIYQVAVQRYLPHLKGRKTITDKIYNEIGDHFRSLYGLLAGWAHTILFCADLKMFQDSPVKRKAEEYEVGPQRKKGK
- the Ogg1 gene encoding N-glycosylase/DNA lyase isoform X4, producing the protein MCQREKMWHKLPCARSELELLFTLCGGQCFRWKKTGNDEWTGVFAHRVWKLSQNSEYILYEFFQGYERESSKRETDTSKRNKSGIRSKGGIMNKTLGDADRNRNDNNHVGLGEEVHKGSTEEELLRKYFQLDVSLADHYEEWSKKDPYFKKSAEKFTGVRILAQDPVENLFSFICSSNNNIARISSMVEKLCVLYGNKIANVDGVAYYDFPPVSALTDPSVEKTLRDAGFGYRAKFINQSACKIMQMGGTRWLEHLQSLPYVEAKTELMKLSGIGAKMPAGVEAPLHNNIPARVEVPPDNSMLHCLTRNLFPTHMEMEVRREPQQMTMEVEDQEEEKEEEGREQVCSCVACRKVNM